A region from the Nocardioides coralli genome encodes:
- a CDS encoding DUF4242 domain-containing protein yields MPLFMDVHTLDDKVDIADVAKAHMADLQTQDQYDVKYLRYWVDESHGKVFCLAEAPSADAAATVHREAHGLVADEIYQVQEGS; encoded by the coding sequence ATGCCGCTGTTCATGGACGTCCACACGCTGGACGACAAGGTCGACATCGCGGACGTCGCGAAGGCCCACATGGCCGACCTGCAGACACAGGACCAGTACGACGTGAAGTACCTGCGCTACTGGGTCGACGAGTCACACGGCAAGGTCTTCTGCCTGGCCGAGGCGCCGAGCGCGGACGCCGCCGCCACGGTGCACCGGGAGGCGCACGGCCTGGTGGCCGACGAGATCTACCAGGTGCAGGAAGGCTCGTAG
- a CDS encoding response regulator, with the protein MSAPLRVVLVDDHPVFRQGLRMLLEDLGVAVVGEAADGHEAVRAVRDQRPDLVLMDLQLPELSGIEATRLIVDELPDVRVLVLSMVDDDQAVFAAVRAGASGYLLKGAGQEEIQHALVAVAGGQSVYGPEVSRRMRSFFATGGPATPFPSLSEREREVLELMARGAANADIAKRLYLSDKTVRNYVSSIFTKLDVNSRAQAIVAAREAGLGS; encoded by the coding sequence GTGAGTGCACCGCTGCGCGTCGTGCTCGTCGACGACCACCCGGTGTTCCGCCAGGGGCTGCGCATGCTGCTCGAGGACCTCGGGGTCGCCGTGGTGGGGGAGGCAGCGGACGGCCACGAGGCCGTTCGTGCAGTCCGGGACCAGCGACCCGACCTGGTGCTCATGGACCTGCAGCTGCCTGAGCTGTCCGGGATCGAGGCCACGCGGCTGATCGTGGACGAGCTGCCGGACGTGCGGGTCCTGGTGCTGTCGATGGTGGACGACGACCAGGCCGTGTTCGCGGCGGTCCGCGCCGGGGCCAGCGGCTACCTGCTCAAGGGGGCGGGTCAGGAGGAGATCCAGCACGCGCTCGTCGCCGTGGCCGGGGGGCAGTCGGTCTACGGACCGGAGGTGTCGCGCCGAATGCGTTCCTTCTTCGCCACGGGCGGCCCCGCCACCCCGTTTCCGTCGCTGTCGGAGCGCGAGCGGGAGGTGCTGGAGCTGATGGCGAGAGGCGCGGCCAACGCCGACATCGCCAAGCGGCTCTACCTCTCCGACAAGACGGTGCGGAACTACGTCTCGAGCATCTTCACCAAGCTCGACGTGAACAGTCGCGCGCAGGCGATCGTGGCCGCGCGCGAGGCGGGCCTGGGGTCCTGA
- a CDS encoding HNH endonuclease signature motif containing protein yields MAITAPEQPDTRAVPDDAAGVLAFARQRRAAADRAEAELLAAAVQWAVIHPAESVEDAETYTFRSGLEGVIPIAGPGAPLVAEFSVAEYAAALGLSTEAGKHYLGQAVELRYRLPRLWRRVMAGDLPAWKARRVADTTIGADLTPAAAGFVDTHVAPVAHRIRPTALDRLVEEAIGRFMPDQAEQRRRDGLDRRHFTVDRDHVSFDGTAYVTGELDLADAIDLDDAVRHLAGQLADLGSEATLDQRRALAVGELARRQLTLDLTPPEVEVRAQRATKPPAPTRTPVRKTVLYLHLSTDALTSTGDGIGRCETTRKPVTATQIRDWCGHPDTHLVVQPVIDLNEHVHVDQYEIPHRITERVTLRDLTCVFPHCTRPARRLHPDQHGCDHDHIRPYADHPETSTTGIAPLCRRHHRHKTHGHWHYETPEPGSYRWTSPHGYHYLRDHTGTTAIDPADGDRPEPGPPDRD; encoded by the coding sequence ATGGCGATCACCGCTCCCGAGCAGCCCGACACCCGCGCGGTGCCGGATGACGCTGCGGGGGTGCTGGCCTTCGCCCGCCAGCGTCGGGCGGCCGCTGATCGGGCTGAGGCCGAGTTGTTGGCGGCGGCGGTGCAGTGGGCGGTGATCCACCCCGCCGAGTCGGTGGAGGACGCCGAGACCTACACCTTCCGCTCCGGCCTGGAAGGGGTGATCCCGATCGCCGGGCCGGGTGCGCCGCTGGTGGCGGAATTCTCCGTGGCCGAGTACGCCGCCGCCCTCGGCCTGTCCACCGAGGCCGGCAAGCACTACCTCGGCCAGGCCGTCGAACTGCGCTACCGACTCCCCCGGCTGTGGCGGCGGGTGATGGCCGGGGACCTGCCGGCCTGGAAGGCCCGCCGGGTCGCCGACACCACCATCGGCGCCGACCTCACCCCCGCGGCCGCCGGGTTCGTCGACACCCATGTGGCACCGGTGGCCCACCGGATCCGCCCCACGGCCCTGGACCGGCTCGTGGAGGAGGCGATCGGCCGGTTCATGCCCGACCAGGCCGAACAGCGCCGCCGCGACGGCCTCGATCGGCGGCACTTCACCGTCGACCGCGACCACGTCTCCTTCGACGGCACCGCCTACGTCACCGGCGAGCTCGACCTCGCCGACGCGATCGACCTCGACGACGCCGTCCGTCACCTCGCCGGCCAGCTGGCCGACCTCGGCTCCGAGGCGACCCTGGACCAGCGCCGCGCCCTCGCGGTCGGCGAGCTCGCCCGCCGCCAACTCACCCTCGACCTCACCCCGCCGGAGGTTGAGGTGCGAGCGCAGCGAGCCACGAAACCCCCGGCCCCCACCCGCACACCGGTCCGCAAGACCGTGCTCTACCTCCACCTCAGCACCGACGCCCTCACCAGCACCGGCGACGGGATCGGCCGGTGCGAGACCACCCGCAAGCCGGTCACCGCCACCCAGATCCGCGACTGGTGCGGCCACCCCGACACCCACCTGGTGGTCCAGCCCGTCATCGACCTCAACGAGCACGTCCACGTCGACCAGTACGAGATCCCCCACCGGATCACCGAACGCGTGACCCTGCGCGACCTCACCTGCGTCTTCCCGCACTGCACCCGGCCTGCCCGCCGGCTCCACCCCGACCAGCACGGTTGCGACCACGACCACATCCGGCCCTACGCCGACCACCCCGAGACCTCCACGACCGGCATCGCACCGCTGTGCCGACGCCACCACCGCCACAAGACCCACGGCCACTGGCACTACGAGACCCCCGAACCCGGCAGCTACCGGTGGACCTCACCCCACGGCTACCACTACCTCCGCGACCACACCGGCACCACCGCCATCGACCCCGCAGACGGCGACCGGCCCGAGCCAGGCCCACCCGACCGAGATTGA
- a CDS encoding DNA gyrase/topoisomerase IV subunit B — translation MRGARNDTRTRSSAIADNTYNAAHLLVLEGLEAVRKRPGMYIGSTDTRGLMHCLWEIIDNGVDEALAGHAQTVEVTLHADDSVEVYDDGRGIPTDKEPKTKLPGVEVVATKLHAGGKFGGGSYVATGGLHGVGLSVVNALSARMDIDVDRTPAQQGISFRRGVAGVFDGEGPQAGFEPQSGMTRKGKRVAKTRSGTRIRFWPDRQIFTKDARFEFEGLLGRARQTSYIVPGLELVIRDLRGDTPVEEKFRHDGGIAEFVDYLGHGEPVTGVLRLQGSDTFTETVPLLDDKGHMTPQEVERELVVDIAVRWDTGYETELRSFVNVIATPKGGTHVAGFEAALTSTFNDAMRAAKVLKVNDDNVIKDDILEGLTAVVTVRLAEPQFEGQTKEILGTPDARTVVRKITAAELKKFLTSTKRADKAEAKRLMEKVAGAAKTRITARQHKETQRRKNALESSALPSKLADCRATDTERTELFIVEGDSALGTAKLARNSEFQALLPIRGKILNVQKASVADMLKNAECASILQVVGAGSGRTFDLEAARYGRVIFMADADSDGAHIRTLLATLFFRYMPELIRAGRVFSAVPPLHRIELSNPKKGMDKYIYTYSDDELQRKLAELKKKNVRWKDPVQRYKGLGEMDADQLAETTMDPRRRTLRRLTVDDADDASRVFELLMGSDVAPRKEFIVQGAYEVDVEALDA, via the coding sequence ATTCGGGGAGCACGGAACGACACGAGGACACGGAGCAGCGCCATCGCCGACAACACCTACAACGCCGCCCACCTGCTGGTCCTGGAGGGCCTGGAGGCGGTGCGCAAGCGCCCGGGCATGTACATCGGCTCGACCGACACCCGGGGCCTCATGCACTGCCTGTGGGAGATCATCGACAACGGTGTCGACGAGGCCCTGGCCGGCCACGCCCAGACGGTCGAGGTGACCCTCCACGCCGACGACTCCGTCGAGGTCTACGACGACGGTCGGGGCATCCCCACCGACAAGGAGCCCAAGACCAAGCTGCCGGGCGTCGAGGTCGTCGCCACCAAGCTCCATGCCGGCGGCAAGTTCGGCGGTGGCTCCTATGTCGCCACGGGCGGTCTCCACGGGGTCGGCCTGTCGGTGGTCAACGCTCTCTCCGCCCGCATGGACATCGACGTCGACCGCACACCCGCACAGCAGGGCATCAGCTTCCGCCGCGGCGTGGCCGGCGTCTTCGACGGCGAGGGGCCCCAGGCCGGGTTCGAGCCGCAGTCGGGGATGACGCGGAAGGGCAAGCGGGTCGCGAAGACCCGGAGCGGCACCCGCATCCGGTTCTGGCCCGACCGACAGATCTTCACCAAGGACGCCCGCTTCGAGTTCGAGGGGCTGCTCGGCCGGGCGCGGCAGACGTCGTACATCGTGCCGGGCCTCGAGCTGGTGATCCGCGACCTGCGTGGCGACACCCCGGTCGAGGAGAAGTTCCGGCACGACGGCGGGATCGCGGAGTTCGTCGACTACCTCGGCCACGGTGAGCCCGTCACCGGCGTCCTCAGGCTGCAGGGGTCGGACACCTTCACCGAGACGGTGCCGCTGCTCGACGACAAGGGGCACATGACACCCCAGGAGGTCGAGCGCGAGCTGGTCGTCGACATCGCCGTCCGGTGGGACACCGGCTACGAGACCGAGCTCCGTTCCTTCGTCAACGTGATCGCGACGCCGAAGGGCGGTACCCACGTCGCCGGCTTCGAGGCGGCGCTCACCTCGACCTTCAACGACGCGATGCGCGCCGCGAAGGTGCTCAAGGTCAACGACGACAACGTGATCAAGGACGACATCCTCGAGGGCCTGACCGCCGTGGTGACGGTCCGCCTCGCAGAGCCGCAGTTCGAGGGGCAGACCAAGGAGATCCTCGGCACGCCCGATGCGCGCACCGTGGTCCGGAAGATCACCGCCGCCGAGCTGAAGAAGTTCCTGACCTCGACCAAGCGCGCCGACAAGGCCGAGGCCAAGCGCCTGATGGAGAAGGTGGCGGGCGCCGCCAAGACCCGGATCACGGCCCGTCAGCACAAGGAGACGCAGCGCCGCAAGAACGCCCTCGAGTCCTCCGCGCTGCCCTCCAAGCTCGCCGACTGCCGGGCCACCGACACCGAGCGCACCGAGCTCTTCATCGTCGAGGGAGACTCGGCTCTCGGCACCGCCAAGCTCGCCCGCAACTCTGAGTTCCAGGCGCTGCTGCCGATCCGCGGCAAGATCCTCAACGTCCAGAAGGCCTCGGTGGCCGACATGCTCAAGAACGCCGAGTGCGCCTCGATCCTGCAGGTCGTCGGCGCCGGGTCGGGGCGGACCTTCGACCTCGAGGCCGCCCGCTACGGCCGGGTGATCTTCATGGCCGACGCCGACTCCGACGGCGCCCACATCCGCACCCTGCTCGCGACGCTCTTCTTCCGCTACATGCCCGAGCTGATCCGGGCCGGCCGAGTCTTCTCCGCCGTGCCGCCGCTGCACCGGATCGAGCTGTCCAACCCCAAGAAGGGGATGGACAAGTACATCTACACCTACTCCGACGACGAGCTGCAGCGGAAGCTCGCGGAGCTGAAGAAGAAGAACGTGCGCTGGAAGGACCCCGTGCAGCGCTACAAGGGCCTCGGTGAGATGGACGCCGACCAGCTGGCCGAGACCACCATGGACCCGCGGCGGCGTACGCTGCGGCGGCTCACCGTCGACGACGCCGACGACGCCTCACGCGTCTTCGAGCTGCTGATGGGGTCCGACGTCGCGCCCCGCAAGGAGTTCATCGTCCAGGGGGCCTACGAGGTGGACGTGGAGGCGCTCGATGCGTGA
- a CDS encoding DUF7455 domain-containing protein codes for MTTAVAPGAPALSAADRCDRCGAQAYLRVELQSGGELHFCAHHAREHGDKLREIAVNVHDETHKLEDTPAIAPDDEH; via the coding sequence GTGACTACTGCCGTTGCCCCTGGTGCCCCCGCGCTGAGCGCTGCAGACCGCTGCGACCGCTGCGGAGCACAGGCCTACCTCCGTGTGGAGCTCCAGTCCGGGGGTGAGCTCCACTTCTGCGCCCACCACGCCCGCGAGCACGGCGACAAGCTGCGCGAGATCGCGGTCAACGTCCACGACGAGACCCACAAGCTCGAGGACACCCCGGCGATCGCCCCGGACGACGAGCACTGA
- a CDS encoding EamA family transporter, whose product MIAVALALASAAAYGLSDFVGGVFSKRTSPWTIALVGQVTGALAVLALTAVTDGTVTSRDLQWAAVAGVGNGLGTAFLYRGLATGRMGVVAPVSGVGAALLPVAVGLLAGERPPLLVWVGILAALPGIWLVAREPRTDAAGGSPLGSGLLDGVLAGLGFGALFAALAQIPDEAGFLPLSVNQLVGAAVVVVVATTLRTPWLPREPAAAAGIATGLLGATATGAFMVASQTGLLTVTAVLASLYPAVTVLLAAWLLREHIHRPQAVGLVLCGVAVALVASG is encoded by the coding sequence GTGATCGCGGTCGCGCTGGCACTGGCCTCCGCGGCGGCGTACGGACTCTCGGACTTCGTCGGCGGGGTGTTCTCCAAGCGCACGAGCCCGTGGACCATCGCACTGGTCGGCCAGGTCACCGGCGCCCTGGCGGTGCTCGCCCTCACCGCCGTCACCGACGGCACCGTCACGTCGCGCGACCTCCAGTGGGCCGCGGTCGCAGGGGTGGGCAACGGCCTGGGGACGGCCTTCCTCTACCGCGGCCTCGCCACCGGTCGCATGGGCGTGGTCGCACCCGTCTCCGGGGTCGGCGCGGCGCTGCTCCCGGTCGCCGTGGGGCTGCTCGCGGGCGAGCGACCGCCCCTGCTGGTCTGGGTCGGCATCCTGGCCGCCCTGCCCGGGATCTGGCTCGTGGCCCGCGAGCCGCGCACCGACGCCGCCGGGGGTTCCCCGCTGGGGTCAGGCCTCCTCGACGGGGTCCTGGCCGGTCTGGGCTTCGGTGCCCTGTTCGCGGCCTTGGCGCAGATCCCGGACGAGGCCGGCTTCCTGCCGTTGTCGGTCAACCAGCTCGTGGGCGCCGCCGTCGTGGTGGTCGTCGCCACCACGCTGCGTACGCCGTGGCTCCCCCGCGAGCCGGCGGCCGCCGCCGGGATCGCGACGGGGTTGCTCGGCGCGACGGCCACGGGAGCGTTCATGGTCGCGAGCCAGACCGGGCTGCTCACGGTGACCGCCGTCCTGGCCTCGCTCTACCCGGCCGTCACGGTGCTGCTCGCCGCCTGGCTGCTGCGCGAGCACATCCACCGACCCCAGGCCGTCGGTCTCGTGCTGTGCGGGGTGGCCGTCGCCCTCGTCGCCTCCGGCTGA
- a CDS encoding DUF456 domain-containing protein translates to MVELVVALAILVGLVGVVVPVLPGSLLIGGAVLLWAVDTGGRTAWLVCAVAVTVLMIGALLKYAVPGRRLTEAGVPARTLWVGAGLGAVGFFVVPVAGLVLGFVLGVYLAERRRLGEAAWPSTLAALRAVGLSIAIELAAGALAAATWVAGVVAT, encoded by the coding sequence ATGGTGGAGCTGGTGGTCGCCCTGGCGATCTTGGTGGGGCTGGTGGGTGTCGTCGTCCCCGTGCTGCCGGGGTCGCTGCTCATCGGCGGGGCCGTCCTGCTCTGGGCCGTCGACACCGGCGGGCGAACGGCGTGGCTGGTCTGCGCCGTCGCGGTGACCGTGCTCATGATCGGCGCCCTGCTCAAGTACGCCGTGCCCGGTCGGCGGCTCACCGAGGCGGGGGTGCCCGCCCGCACCCTGTGGGTCGGTGCCGGCCTCGGGGCCGTCGGCTTCTTCGTCGTGCCGGTCGCGGGACTCGTGCTCGGGTTCGTCCTCGGCGTCTACCTCGCCGAGCGCCGCCGCCTGGGTGAGGCCGCGTGGCCCTCCACGCTCGCCGCCCTGCGCGCCGTCGGTCTGAGCATCGCCATCGAGCTGGCCGCCGGCGCGCTCGCCGCGGCCACCTGGGTGGCCGGCGTGGTCGCCACGTGA
- a CDS encoding sensor histidine kinase — translation MAEVLTLADRRPYGVRMNGERGSRATVAVARLLAVVACALSATAVALPLVGGFGYLAQLTDSPEVAVGASFSVTGALLVGRRASRSMGWLLLAVGFSAALYACSISWTAYVLGGEASSSPPPDAVLAPWTAWVSGWAWFPSWLLLSTLLPQVVPYGRPLPGAIWRIPAWTAGVFCLLGMLAFMLAPGPVSIFEAIDNPVAAPELYAAVEPVEALLDVGVLVLLGVSLVSLVVRLLRADGVERRQVGWVGYAVVLVVAVVLLAPSVWLNLVVLLVPAGIAVAALRYRLYDLDLLVNRTLVAAMLLTGAAVVYVALVAWVGALVGTSGGVVPFAAAFAVALAFHPARIRVQRLVDRLFHGRRGDPYRLLRDLDRTLRDAGSPREALVAATAVVRDGLRLPGTGIHVDLPGGGVFSHEEGQLTEAPAVIPLELHDRAVGSLLVAPRDARRPVLADADDRVLHALAGPLASAAYALRLTGDLAQSHRMLLEAREDERRRLRRDLHDGLGPQLAGIVMGLDVVGSSLSRGETDHAAELARRTTDQARTAVADVRRLVRGLRPPALDELGLVGALESLVATTSPGGAAVTVRAQGDLTDLPAAVEVAAYRIVAEAVTNARRHADARRVEVVLDGTSEVLRVHVCDDGAGIAPGTPSGVGSVSMRERATELGGWCRVSSSTRGTTVRLELPRRPSAVEA, via the coding sequence GTGGCGGAAGTCCTGACGCTCGCCGACCGGCGGCCCTACGGTGTCCGCATGAACGGGGAGCGGGGGAGCCGGGCGACCGTGGCGGTCGCCCGGCTCCTGGCAGTGGTCGCCTGCGCGCTGTCCGCCACCGCCGTCGCGCTCCCCCTGGTGGGCGGTTTCGGCTACCTCGCGCAGCTCACCGACAGCCCCGAGGTCGCGGTCGGTGCCTCCTTCTCGGTCACCGGTGCGCTCCTGGTGGGGCGGCGCGCCTCGCGGAGCATGGGCTGGCTCCTGCTCGCGGTCGGTTTCTCCGCGGCCCTCTATGCGTGCTCGATCTCGTGGACTGCGTACGTGCTCGGCGGCGAGGCGTCGTCGTCACCACCTCCGGACGCCGTGCTCGCGCCGTGGACCGCATGGGTGTCGGGGTGGGCGTGGTTCCCCTCCTGGCTGCTCCTGTCCACCTTGCTGCCCCAGGTGGTGCCCTACGGTCGCCCCCTGCCCGGCGCGATCTGGCGGATCCCGGCCTGGACGGCGGGGGTCTTCTGCCTGCTCGGCATGCTCGCGTTCATGCTGGCCCCCGGGCCCGTCAGCATCTTCGAGGCGATCGACAACCCGGTGGCAGCCCCGGAGCTGTACGCCGCCGTCGAGCCGGTCGAGGCACTGCTCGACGTCGGAGTGCTCGTGCTGCTCGGGGTCTCCCTGGTGTCCCTCGTGGTGCGACTGCTCCGTGCCGACGGCGTGGAGCGACGCCAGGTCGGCTGGGTGGGGTACGCCGTGGTCCTCGTGGTCGCTGTCGTGCTGCTGGCCCCGTCGGTGTGGCTGAACCTCGTCGTCCTGCTGGTCCCGGCGGGAATCGCCGTCGCCGCCCTGCGCTACCGGCTCTACGACCTCGACCTGCTGGTCAACCGGACCCTCGTCGCAGCCATGCTGCTCACGGGCGCCGCGGTCGTCTACGTGGCGCTCGTCGCCTGGGTCGGCGCGCTCGTGGGGACGTCCGGAGGAGTCGTCCCCTTCGCCGCCGCCTTCGCCGTGGCGCTCGCCTTCCACCCCGCGAGGATCCGCGTGCAACGGCTGGTCGACCGGCTGTTCCACGGCCGTCGGGGCGACCCCTACCGACTGCTGCGGGACCTCGACCGGACGTTGCGTGACGCGGGGTCGCCACGCGAGGCCCTCGTGGCGGCGACCGCCGTGGTCCGTGACGGGCTGCGACTCCCCGGCACGGGGATCCACGTCGATCTGCCCGGCGGTGGCGTGTTCAGCCACGAGGAGGGTCAGCTGACGGAGGCACCGGCGGTGATCCCGCTCGAGCTCCACGACCGCGCGGTCGGCAGCCTGCTCGTCGCTCCCCGCGACGCACGGCGGCCTGTGCTGGCCGACGCCGACGACCGGGTGCTCCACGCCCTCGCCGGCCCGCTGGCGTCCGCCGCCTACGCCCTGCGTCTCACCGGCGACCTCGCCCAGTCGCACCGGATGCTGCTCGAGGCCCGGGAGGACGAGCGTCGCCGGCTGCGTCGCGACCTCCACGACGGTCTGGGACCCCAGCTCGCCGGCATCGTCATGGGGCTCGACGTCGTCGGCTCGTCGCTCTCCCGCGGCGAGACCGATCACGCAGCCGAGCTCGCGCGTCGGACCACCGACCAGGCCCGCACGGCGGTCGCCGACGTACGCCGGCTGGTGCGCGGGCTGCGACCGCCGGCGCTCGACGAGCTCGGTCTGGTCGGGGCGCTCGAGTCGCTGGTGGCGACCACGTCTCCGGGAGGCGCGGCGGTCACCGTCCGGGCCCAGGGGGACCTGACCGACCTGCCCGCGGCGGTCGAGGTCGCTGCCTACCGGATCGTGGCCGAGGCCGTCACCAACGCGAGACGCCACGCCGACGCCCGTCGGGTGGAGGTGGTGCTGGACGGCACGTCGGAGGTGCTCCGGGTCCACGTGTGTGACGACGGAGCCGGGATCGCGCCCGGGACACCGAGCGGGGTGGGCTCGGTGTCGATGCGGGAGCGGGCGACCGAGCTCGGCGGGTGGTGCCGGGTCTCCTCGTCTACCCGGGGGACCACCGTGAGGCTCGAGCTTCCCCGGCGGCCGTCGGCGGTGGAGGCGTGA
- a CDS encoding lipopolysaccharide assembly protein LapA domain-containing protein: MSDSGSPTKPTSEPASQSAEQSSGQSSGQSSAAAETRDPLRGSRTSGLWFAVVSSGVVLVLLIIFIAQNTESVRITFLSWEGEAPLAVALLAATVAGLFLAAIAGTMRIWQLRRRVRRESR, translated from the coding sequence ATGAGCGACTCCGGCTCCCCGACCAAGCCGACCTCCGAGCCTGCGTCGCAGTCCGCGGAGCAGTCATCAGGGCAGTCGTCAGGCCAGTCGTCGGCTGCCGCCGAGACCAGGGACCCGCTGCGCGGGTCCCGGACCAGCGGGCTCTGGTTCGCCGTGGTCTCCAGCGGTGTCGTCCTCGTGCTGCTGATCATCTTCATCGCCCAGAACACCGAGTCGGTGCGGATCACGTTCCTCAGCTGGGAGGGCGAGGCGCCGCTCGCGGTCGCGCTGCTCGCCGCCACGGTGGCCGGGCTGTTCCTGGCCGCGATCGCCGGCACCATGCGGATCTGGCAGCTGCGGCGGCGCGTCCGGCGCGAGTCCCGCTGA
- a CDS encoding NAD(P)-binding protein has protein sequence MATNAELETDYLVVGSGLAGMAFVDTLLDASDADVVMVDRRHAPGGHWLDAYPFVRLHQPSEWYGVGSTALDDDRREVDGPEQGYYSRVGGGDLVTYFDRVMRDRFLPSGRVRFLPMTEHLPPGRLRSLLGGRETTVHVRRAVVDATYTHSENPESYPPPFEVDVGARLLTPSALTRLRATPEAVVVIGTGKTAMDTVGWLLDVGCPPDRIVWVRTREAWLHNRRYLQPGELAGLTVEGTVCFLEALASASTTTEVYERLEADGVVLRIDRDVWPTVFRGPTISAHEVEQLRRVERVVRKGRVTRIGPGSMDLEEGSVELPEGAVYVHCAAPGLPRNPAVPVFGPGTITIQYLTRASMSLSSAAIARTECLDLSLEEKNRLCPAMPLPGTPREYLQMLLGGQATEHRWRSQPELASWFGSTRVNVTRSRNGSSPTSPALRARLQAAAGPAYERLDDLVRNDL, from the coding sequence GTGGCGACGAACGCCGAGCTCGAGACCGACTACCTCGTCGTCGGATCCGGTCTCGCCGGGATGGCCTTCGTCGACACCCTCCTCGATGCCTCCGACGCCGACGTCGTGATGGTGGACCGGCGCCATGCTCCCGGTGGCCACTGGCTCGACGCCTATCCGTTCGTCCGGCTCCACCAGCCCTCCGAGTGGTACGGCGTCGGGTCGACGGCGCTGGACGACGACCGCCGCGAGGTCGACGGCCCCGAGCAGGGCTACTACTCCCGGGTCGGCGGCGGCGACCTGGTGACCTACTTCGACCGGGTGATGCGTGACCGGTTCCTGCCCTCGGGACGCGTCCGATTCCTCCCCATGACCGAGCACCTCCCCCCAGGCAGGCTGCGATCCCTGCTCGGCGGTCGGGAGACGACGGTCCACGTCCGGCGAGCGGTCGTCGACGCGACGTACACGCACTCGGAGAACCCCGAGAGCTATCCGCCGCCCTTCGAGGTCGACGTGGGCGCCCGTCTCCTCACGCCCTCCGCGCTCACGAGGCTTCGTGCCACGCCGGAGGCGGTGGTCGTCATCGGCACGGGCAAGACGGCCATGGACACGGTCGGCTGGCTCCTGGACGTCGGCTGCCCTCCCGACCGCATCGTCTGGGTCCGCACCCGGGAGGCCTGGCTGCACAACCGCCGCTACCTGCAGCCCGGCGAGCTCGCGGGGCTGACGGTGGAGGGGACCGTCTGCTTCCTCGAGGCGCTGGCCTCGGCGTCGACGACCACGGAGGTCTACGAGCGCCTCGAGGCGGACGGGGTCGTCCTCCGCATCGACCGCGACGTGTGGCCCACCGTGTTCCGCGGCCCCACGATCAGCGCGCACGAGGTCGAGCAGCTGCGTCGGGTCGAGCGCGTGGTGCGCAAGGGTCGGGTGACGCGGATCGGTCCGGGGTCGATGGATCTCGAAGAGGGCTCGGTCGAGCTGCCCGAGGGGGCGGTCTACGTGCACTGCGCGGCGCCCGGCCTGCCACGCAACCCCGCTGTCCCTGTCTTCGGTCCCGGGACCATCACGATCCAGTACCTCACCCGCGCGAGCATGTCGCTCAGCAGTGCCGCGATCGCCCGGACCGAGTGCCTCGACCTCAGCCTGGAGGAGAAGAACCGGCTGTGCCCGGCGATGCCCCTGCCCGGCACCCCCCGCGAGTACCTGCAGATGCTGCTCGGCGGGCAGGCGACCGAGCACCGGTGGCGCTCCCAGCCGGAGCTGGCCAGCTGGTTCGGCAGCACCCGGGTCAACGTCACCCGCAGTCGGAACGGCTCCTCGCCGACGTCGCCCGCGCTGCGAGCCCGGCTGCAGGCAGCCGCGGGTCCGGCGTACGAACGGCTCGACGACCTCGTCCGCAACGACCTCTGA